The window TCGGAGGCCCGGTCGGCGCCGTAGGTCCCGCCGGTGCCGCGTACCCGCATGCCGAGCCAGATGGTGTCGAGCGCGACGTCCTCGACCAGCGGGATGATCTCGGCGGCGTACTTGATGGCCCCCTCGGCGAGCGAGATGTTCGGTACGCCGTCCGGCAGGTTGGCGTCGAGCGCCTTGATGATGGCGTGCTCCTCCAGCAGCAGGTAGTTGCTGAAGGCGACGTCGGCGTAGACGACGTTGCGCACGTCGCGCAACGACGGCTCGTACGAATGGGGGTCGGCACCGTCGGGGACGAGGGAGGCGACCGCGACGCGGTCCCCGCCGACGTTGTCGACCAGGTCGCGCAGGATGCCGGTGGTGGTGACGACCTGCACCCGACCGTCGCCGGCGCTGAGCGTCTCGGGGACGACACAGGCCGCCAGGTTACCAAGACTGACGGCGAGCAGCGCCGGCCCGATGAGCCACCGTGCGCGCATGTTCCACCCACCTTCCGTACGCCCTGCGCCCGCGCACCGCACGCTAGCACGCAAACGATAACCGTTGTCATGCTCGGTCCGGCGTTCTGCCGGTGCCGAACGGGCGACGTTCGGCACCGGCAGGACTGATCGGCGGGCGGATCAACCGACCCGTCGACGGATCAGCCAGCTCGAGTCGGGCCTGGTCAGCCGACCTCGAAGGTGAACTCCTCAGTGGTGCTCACGGTCTGCCCGTTCGACGCACGCACGCCGCTGACCTCAAACGTCGCCACGTACGTGCCGGCCGCGTCGAAGCCCCAGTTGACGTGGGCGTGGGTGTTGCGGTTGACGTTGAGACTGTCCGGCAGGCCGTTGCCGCTGTCGAACAGCACCGTCGGGGTGCCGCCGGAGGCGGTGAAGATGCTGAACCCGCCCGGCCCCTGCACGTCGGTCAGCTTGACCACGACCCGGTTGAACTGCAACGCCCCGCTGGCCACCCCGGTGGTGTCCCAGCCGGCCCAGAGCAGCCCGGCGGTGTTGGTCTGCGGCAACACGTAGGCGTACCCGCCGCTGCCGAGGAACGACCAGGCGGAACCGGACGGCACCGCCGTGTGCGCGGCGGGCGGCACCACGAAGACCACGGTGGATGGATCACGCTCGACGAAGGTCGAGCCGGTGTCATCACCGACGGTGACCTCGATCGGCCCCCCGGCAACATGATCGACATCGATGACGTCGACGTGGCCGCTGGTCAGTTCGACGATCGTGGCCTGCGCCGAGGTGGGTACGGCGACCGCGAGCACTGCGGCTAACGCACTCGACGCGATACCGGCCAGCAGTCGGCGGCTAGGAGTCTTCATCACGCTGCTCCCTCCAGGTTCCCGACCCACATCAGGGCAGGACGACGAATCGCAGGTAGACCGAGTCGGACTCGACCACGG is drawn from Micromonospora sp. Llam0 and contains these coding sequences:
- a CDS encoding choice-of-anchor M domain-containing protein, producing the protein MKTPSRRLLAGIASSALAAVLAVAVPTSAQATIVELTSGHVDVIDVDHVAGGPIEVTVGDDTGSTFVERDPSTVVFVVPPAAHTAVPSGSAWSFLGSGGYAYVLPQTNTAGLLWAGWDTTGVASGALQFNRVVVKLTDVQGPGGFSIFTASGGTPTVLFDSGNGLPDSLNVNRNTHAHVNWGFDAAGTYVATFEVSGVRASNGQTVSTTEEFTFEVG